One window from the genome of Nicotiana sylvestris chromosome 9, ASM39365v2, whole genome shotgun sequence encodes:
- the LOC104236517 gene encoding vacuolar histidine transporter YPQ3 encodes MGEMLNLGSSSSMATVSLALGLISVVSWGVAEIPQIITNYKQKSTEGLSLFFLFAWIVGDLFNLFGCMLEPATLPTQYYMAMLYTVTTLILTSQTLYYAHIYPRLESNRRWHEVSESGDFEKISVHNHGVDESKSRRMSSTSGFSQSSPISLPGRTPIVSSGGDLYYMSARSLSMSHTPTAGSFPSHKTPPLDAEFNFKEPLLEEIRATNSPPPPHTKRMLCLVSIVTWFLSAVNVLQQDSMKHNLRLQKPTSGIVLQVGRKLQQVNMTLMVNSSTTNSGGVGSFLGWGMAAIYMGGRLPQICLNIRRGNVEGLNPLMFIFALLGNTTYVASILASSLDWSKIGPNLPWLVDAAGCVLLDTFILIQFVYFRYWTQRDQPD; translated from the exons ATGGGTGAAATGTTAAACCTGGGAAGTTCGTCTTCAATGGCTACAGTCTCATTGGCGTTGGGATTGATTAGTGTTGTGAGTTGGGGGGTTGCAGAGATACCCCAAATCATTACTAATTACAAGCAGAAATCCACTGAGggcctctctctctttttcctcttcGCTTGGATTGTTGG GGATCTTTTCAACCTTTTTGGTTGCATGCTAGAACCAGCCACG CTTCCAACCCAGTACTACATGGCAATG CTGTACACGGTGACAACACTTATTCTCACTTCACAAACATTGTATTATGCCCATATCTATCCGCGACTAGAATCCAACAGAAGATGGCATGAA GTTAGTGAGAGTGGGGACTTCGAGAAGATAAGTGTGCATAATCATGGAGTAGATGAGTCAAAGAGCAGAAGAATGTCTTCGACATCTGGATTTTCTCAAAGCTCACCAATTTCTCTTCCTGGTCGCACTCCTATTGTGTCCTCTGGAGGAGATTTATACTACAT GTCAGCAAGATCTCTATCAATGAGTCATACTCCTACAGCTGGATCTTTTCCATCGCACAAAACCCCTCCTTTGGATGCAGAATTCAATTTTAAGGAGCCATTGCTTGAGGAAATCAGAGCCACAAATTCTCCACCTCCACCACACACAAAACGCATGTTGTGTTTG GTTTCCATTGTGACATGGTTCCTTTCTGCTGTAAATGTTCTACAACAAGATAGCATGAAACATAACCTGAGACTACAGAAACCAACAAGTGGAATTGTATTGCAAGTGGGGAGAAAGCTTCAACAG GTGAATATGACCTTGATGGTGAATAGCTCCACAACTAATAGCGGCGGAGTTGGATCATTCCTTGGCTGGGGAATGGCAGCTATTTACATGGGTGGACGCCTTCCCCAGATTTGCCTAAAT ATTAGAAGGGGAAATGTTGAG GGTCTTAATCCACTAATGTTCATATTTGCTCTGCTAGGGAATACTACATATGTAGCAAG CATACTTGCTAGCAGCTTAGATTGGTCaaaaattggaccaaatctaCCATGGCTGGTGGATGCAGCAGGATGTGTACTTCTTGACACATTT ATACTGATTCAGTTCGTGTACTTCCGGTATTGGACCCAAAGGGATCAGCCAGATTAA